The following proteins are encoded in a genomic region of Necator americanus strain Aroian chromosome II, whole genome shotgun sequence:
- a CDS encoding hypothetical protein (NECATOR_CHRII.G7726.T1) — protein sequence MSDDGPPKLTSNASTASQEAKQQSRSSNGSAGLRNLAPRQQCSTTDMMRMVGTIPQGATLPRQLQTQSQASMRGSQGTPQMVQLHQVQQVPVTGRVITMNSMQAPQQLIPVPMRMVSNGATLGDGQQTPNSIQLMPQFLPANARIGQNIRFMPHPNDASNTHNVASQQAAMSALRPGNAALMVVQGPNGPMVLNTSAMHPGMIPQNLVPVGIAQGIQGMQTMSNVQRQQQHQQQIQQHAKTMASRCKKRRPESGSGEMSVGEYLALGMDEKGRADSGSCGTDSPDTAGDAPPALDRGDSLDDSSPQSVTDSAKSLESIFVREAMAFRARGGGCGKPLVHYMDGFTIEESDVPFPLAQYDKITELVSSEVLDDIMPLIADIDVKNKVEEKPMKEKNTPVKPTKAATPTAADSENENKRKVPARTRRSTTQSEAHINKVKKEESDHSREDRVEERKQSKNRRQPAPVHHPPRRRTNELELLLSMDFGPKDCGRRILDTEKRKSVLDKEKRLSSETGDEHDKAESADKVKSKQKRRSTQSSATDSPTKLERSRSSVDSSDTHSRSSKRSSGRHDRPRDKEKEKEREKESSVLSTPTISMRLLPSSEDSPEDRCLFCQVSFKEKERSVSTPQYCSTKCRRSYQSMIASEKMGRKFSESIKRVSGGSEVRHKFEDETTPPSSSSSGKRTEDSSYSKKGYSAYIDPPQVAMIVPPRGVVSPASVQPSTLLASMTSPTSNGHSPLTEPTVGTTTPVAASCGPLCVPGVDYDVDPKLWTPDVAARWAQAVTGSETCAATFRREEVDGDAMLMMGFDDLRSHLSFTFGPAKKLHLAIEQLKVFRDQKYGTP from the exons ATGTCAGACGATGGCCCTCCCAAGCTCACTTCGAACGCTTCCACCGCTTCCCAAGAGGCTAAGCAG CAAAGTCGCTCATCTAACGGCTCGGCAGGTCTACGGAATCTCGCACCCAGACAGCAATGTTCAACAACGGATATGATGCGTATGGTTGGAACAATCCCTCAGG GTGCAACTCTTCCTCGTCAGCTACAAACACAGTCACAAGCAAGCATGAGAGGCTCTCAAGGAACTCCTCAAATGGTCCAGCTACACCAGGTTCAACAAGTTCCAGTGACAGGACGTGTAATTACCATGAATTCAATGCAG GCCCCGCAGCAACTTATTCCTGTTCCCATGCGCATGGTTTCCAATGGTGCAACGTTGGGTGATGGACAACAGACTCCCA ATTCAATCCAACTGATGCCGCAGTTCCTTCCCGCAAATGCTCGTATTGGACAAAATATAAGGTTCATGCCAC atcCGAACGATGCTTCAAACACTCATAATGTGGCCTCACAGCAAGCTGCAATG agTGCACTTCGACCTGGCAACGCTGCTTTAATGGTTGTTCAAGGGCCAAATGGACCGATGGTTCTGAACACGTCAGCAATGCACC CTGGTATGATACCGCAAAATCTCGTCCCAGTCGGAATTGCACAAGGAATTCAAGGTATGCAGACTATGTCGAACGTACaaagacaacaacaacatcaacaacagATACAACAACATGCA AAAACAATGGCGAGTCGGTGCAAGAAACGGCGTCCCGAGAGCGGATCAGGAGAAATGAGTGTCGGAGAATATCTTGCTTTGGGAATGGATGAGAAAGGAAGAGCTGATAGCGGATCGTGTGGCACAGACAGTCCAGATACAGCAGGGGATGCCCCGCCGGCGCTGGATAGAG GAGATTCATTGGATGACTCGTCGCCTCAGTCGGTCACGGATTCCGCAAAATCTTTAGAGTCTATATTTGTTAGAGAAGCGATGGCCTTTAGAGCAAGAGGCGGAGGATGTGGAAAACCACTGGTCCATTATATGGATGGTTTCACTATCGAG GAATCGGATGTTCCATTCCCACTTGCTCAGTACGATAAAATTACGGAGTTAGTCTCTTCAGAGGTACTTGATGACATAATGCCTCTAATCGCCGATATTgatgtgaaaaataaagtggaaGAGAAGC caatgaaggaaaaaaatactccTGTAAAGCCCACCAAGGCAGCCACTCCTACTGCAGCGgattctgaaaatgaaaataaaagaaaagtaccGGCTCGGACCAGACGATCAACAACTCAGAGCGAAGCTCATATTAATAAGGTGAAGAAGGAAGAATCCGATCACTCTCGTGAAGATCGCGTCGAAGAACGTAAACAGTCCAAG AACCGTCGCCAACCAGCACCAGTACATCATCCACCAAGAAGAAGGACTAATGAATTAGAACTACTATTAAGTATGGATTTTGGACCAAAAGATTGTGGAAGGCGTATCCTCGATACGGAGAAGCGAAAAAGTGTACTTGACAAGGAAAAACGTCTTTCATCAGAAACTGGCGACGAACACGACAAAGCGGAGTCAGCGGATAAGGTGAAATCGAAGCAAAAGCGACGTAGCACACAGTCGTCAGCTACTGACAGTCCGACGAAACTTGAACGCTCTCGTTCCTCAGTGGATTCCTCAGATACACATAGTCGTTCCTCCAAAAGAA GTAGTGGAAGGCACGATAGACCAagagataaagaaaaagaaaaggaaagagagaAGGAATCTTCGGTGCTTAGCACTCCAACAATAAGTATGCGCCTTTTGCCTTCATCGGAGGACTCACCCGAGGACCGGTGTTTGTTTTGTCAGGTCTCTTTTAAAGAG AAGGAACGGTCAGTTTCAACACCACAATACTGTTCAACAAAATGTCGTCGTTCATATCAATCAATGATCGCTAGCGAAAAAATGGGTCGAAAGTTTT CGGAATCCATAAAACGAGTGTCTGGTGGTTCGGAAG TGCGACATAAATTTGAGGATGAGACCACTCCACCATCTTCATCTTCAAGTGGAAAGAGGACTGAGGATTCTTCTTATTCAAAGAAAGGTTACAGTGCCTATATAGATCCCCCACAAGTTGCAATGATTGTTCCACCACGTGGAGTAGTTTCGCCGGCATCGGTGCAG CCTTCCACTTTGCTTGCATCGATGACTTCGCCAACATCGAATGGTCACTCCCCACTAACGGAACCCACAGTTGGCACGACAACTCCTGTAGCAGCGTCATGTGGACCACTTTGCGTCCCTGGAGTTGACTATGACGTTGATCCGAAGCTGTGGACG CCTGATGTAGCAGCTCGTTGGGCGCAAGCAGTCACTGGTTCTGAAACATGTGCGGCCACTTTCCGACGGGAGGAAGTTGACGGCGACGCAATGCTAATGATGGGTTTCGATGATTTACGTAGTCACCTTTCGTTCACATTTGGCCCAGCGAAGAAATTACATCTTGCCATTGAACAACTCAAAGTGTTCCGTGACCAGAAATACGGAACaccttga
- a CDS encoding hypothetical protein (NECATOR_CHRII.G7726.T4) has product MSDDGPPKLTSNASTASQEAKQQSRSSNGSAGLRNLAPRQQCSTTDMMRMVGTIPQGATLPRQLQTQSQASMRGSQGTPQMVQLHQVQQVPVTGRVITMNSMQAPQQLIPVPMRMVSNGATLGDGQQTPNSIQLMPQFLPANARIGQNIRFMPHPNDASNTHNVASQQAAMSALRPGNAALMVVQGPNGPMVLNTSAMHPGMIPQNLVPVGIAQGIQGMQTMSNVQRQQQHQQQIQQHAKTMASRCKKRRPESGSGEMSVGEYLALGMDEKGRADSGSCGTDSPDTAGDAPPALDRGDSLDDSSPQSVTDSAKSLESIFVREAMAFRARGGGCGKPLVHYMDGFTIEESDVPFPLAQYDKITELVSSEVLDDIMPLIADIDVKNKVEEKPMKEKNTPVKPTKAATPTAADSENENKRKVPARTRRSTTQSEAHINKVKKEESDHSREDRVEERKQSKNRRQPAPVHHPPRRRTNELELLLKTGDEHDKAESADKVKSKQKRRSTQSSATDSPTKLERSRSSVDSSDTHSRSSKRSSGRHDRPRDKEKEKEREKESSVLSTPTISMRLLPSSEDSPEDRCLFCQVSFKEKERSVSTPQYCSTKCRRSYQSMIASEKMGRKFSESIKRVSGGSEVRHKFEDETTPPSSSSSGKRTEDSSYSKKGYSAYIDPPQVAMIVPPRGVVSPASVQPSTLLASMTSPTSNGHSPLTEPTVGTTTPVAASCGPLCVPGVDYDVDPKLWTPDVAARWAQAVTGSETCAATFRREEVDGDAMLMMGFDDLRSHLSFTFGPAKKLHLAIEQLKVFRDQKYGTP; this is encoded by the exons ATGTCAGACGATGGCCCTCCCAAGCTCACTTCGAACGCTTCCACCGCTTCCCAAGAGGCTAAGCAG CAAAGTCGCTCATCTAACGGCTCGGCAGGTCTACGGAATCTCGCACCCAGACAGCAATGTTCAACAACGGATATGATGCGTATGGTTGGAACAATCCCTCAGG GTGCAACTCTTCCTCGTCAGCTACAAACACAGTCACAAGCAAGCATGAGAGGCTCTCAAGGAACTCCTCAAATGGTCCAGCTACACCAGGTTCAACAAGTTCCAGTGACAGGACGTGTAATTACCATGAATTCAATGCAG GCCCCGCAGCAACTTATTCCTGTTCCCATGCGCATGGTTTCCAATGGTGCAACGTTGGGTGATGGACAACAGACTCCCA ATTCAATCCAACTGATGCCGCAGTTCCTTCCCGCAAATGCTCGTATTGGACAAAATATAAGGTTCATGCCAC atcCGAACGATGCTTCAAACACTCATAATGTGGCCTCACAGCAAGCTGCAATG agTGCACTTCGACCTGGCAACGCTGCTTTAATGGTTGTTCAAGGGCCAAATGGACCGATGGTTCTGAACACGTCAGCAATGCACC CTGGTATGATACCGCAAAATCTCGTCCCAGTCGGAATTGCACAAGGAATTCAAGGTATGCAGACTATGTCGAACGTACaaagacaacaacaacatcaacaacagATACAACAACATGCA AAAACAATGGCGAGTCGGTGCAAGAAACGGCGTCCCGAGAGCGGATCAGGAGAAATGAGTGTCGGAGAATATCTTGCTTTGGGAATGGATGAGAAAGGAAGAGCTGATAGCGGATCGTGTGGCACAGACAGTCCAGATACAGCAGGGGATGCCCCGCCGGCGCTGGATAGAG GAGATTCATTGGATGACTCGTCGCCTCAGTCGGTCACGGATTCCGCAAAATCTTTAGAGTCTATATTTGTTAGAGAAGCGATGGCCTTTAGAGCAAGAGGCGGAGGATGTGGAAAACCACTGGTCCATTATATGGATGGTTTCACTATCGAG GAATCGGATGTTCCATTCCCACTTGCTCAGTACGATAAAATTACGGAGTTAGTCTCTTCAGAGGTACTTGATGACATAATGCCTCTAATCGCCGATATTgatgtgaaaaataaagtggaaGAGAAGC caatgaaggaaaaaaatactccTGTAAAGCCCACCAAGGCAGCCACTCCTACTGCAGCGgattctgaaaatgaaaataaaagaaaagtaccGGCTCGGACCAGACGATCAACAACTCAGAGCGAAGCTCATATTAATAAGGTGAAGAAGGAAGAATCCGATCACTCTCGTGAAGATCGCGTCGAAGAACGTAAACAGTCCAAG AACCGTCGCCAACCAGCACCAGTACATCATCCACCAAGAAGAAGGACTAATGAATTAGAACTACTATTAA AAACTGGCGACGAACACGACAAAGCGGAGTCAGCGGATAAGGTGAAATCGAAGCAAAAGCGACGTAGCACACAGTCGTCAGCTACTGACAGTCCGACGAAACTTGAACGCTCTCGTTCCTCAGTGGATTCCTCAGATACACATAGTCGTTCCTCCAAAAGAA GTAGTGGAAGGCACGATAGACCAagagataaagaaaaagaaaaggaaagagagaAGGAATCTTCGGTGCTTAGCACTCCAACAATAAGTATGCGCCTTTTGCCTTCATCGGAGGACTCACCCGAGGACCGGTGTTTGTTTTGTCAGGTCTCTTTTAAAGAG AAGGAACGGTCAGTTTCAACACCACAATACTGTTCAACAAAATGTCGTCGTTCATATCAATCAATGATCGCTAGCGAAAAAATGGGTCGAAAGTTTT CGGAATCCATAAAACGAGTGTCTGGTGGTTCGGAAG TGCGACATAAATTTGAGGATGAGACCACTCCACCATCTTCATCTTCAAGTGGAAAGAGGACTGAGGATTCTTCTTATTCAAAGAAAGGTTACAGTGCCTATATAGATCCCCCACAAGTTGCAATGATTGTTCCACCACGTGGAGTAGTTTCGCCGGCATCGGTGCAG CCTTCCACTTTGCTTGCATCGATGACTTCGCCAACATCGAATGGTCACTCCCCACTAACGGAACCCACAGTTGGCACGACAACTCCTGTAGCAGCGTCATGTGGACCACTTTGCGTCCCTGGAGTTGACTATGACGTTGATCCGAAGCTGTGGACG CCTGATGTAGCAGCTCGTTGGGCGCAAGCAGTCACTGGTTCTGAAACATGTGCGGCCACTTTCCGACGGGAGGAAGTTGACGGCGACGCAATGCTAATGATGGGTTTCGATGATTTACGTAGTCACCTTTCGTTCACATTTGGCCCAGCGAAGAAATTACATCTTGCCATTGAACAACTCAAAGTGTTCCGTGACCAGAAATACGGAACaccttga
- a CDS encoding hypothetical protein (NECATOR_CHRII.G7727.T1), with product MIPAPSPSKERKLLKPHNPGTSPVKICAAPVRSPLVTPTKSHGDRFIPIRKPNHEWTTRYNAIVCPEQETPNQFKRPNTNRAPATSTNTANNNGSPSSQYNPAQNPTSDESRQDQMVVRALLRNELLQDRIDDIRSCYKDVETEKPPSSPAGGLFSYIKRTPTKLGDPSTSHSFALSPFSGPLSEDSQRLLKSPRKPQRKVPKNPYKVLDAPELQDDFYLNLVDWSSQNMLSVGLNTCVYLWSACNSQVIKLCDLVNDQDTVTSVQWADKGELLAVGTNRGITQIWDVHTQKMTMELSGHTSRVGCLAWNGDLVCSGSRDRHIIQRDIRQPHLTEKKMSAHRQEVCGLKWSPDKQYLASGGNDNQLLVWSMRRTDPSQTFTEHSAAVKALAWSPHHHGLLVSGGGTADRHLRFWNTLTGQPMQAIDTGSQVCNVAWSKHSSELVSTHGYSLNQVIIWKYPSLQPVTKLSGHQFRVLYLAMSPDGESIVTGAGDETLRFWHVFSKSGQQRAARSKLNLFHSLR from the exons ATGATACCCGCACCTAGTCCAagcaaagaaaggaaactgTTGAAACCGCATAATCCTGGAACTTCCCCTGTGAAAATATGTGCGGCCCCG GTGCGATCACCCTTGGTGACACCAACGAAAAGCCACGGTGATAGATTTATACCCATACGCAAACCGAATCATGAATGGACCACTCGTTATAATGCAATAGTTTGTCCAGAACAAGAG ACGCCTAATCAATTCAAGCGTCCGAATACGAATCGCGCTCCTGCGACTTCCACGAATACAGCGAACAACAATGGAAGTCCGAGCTCTCAGTACAACCCCGCTCAG AACCCAACTAGCGACGAATCACGACAGGATCAAATGGTGGTCCGTGCTTTGCTTAGGAATGAGTTGCTACAGGACAGAATAGACGACATACGC TCATGCTATAAAGATGTGGAAACAGAAAAGCCTCCAAGTAGCCCGGCTGGTGGGCTTTTTAGTTATATCAAGAGAACTCCGACGAAGTTGGGTGATCCAAGCACATCTCACag CTTTGCATTGTCACCATTCTCTGGTCCACTGAGTGAAGACAGTCAAAGACTCTTGAAAAGTCCTCGAAAACCGCAAAGGAAGGTTCCAAAAAATCCGTACAAG GTTCTGGACGCCCCCGAGCTTCAGGATGACTTCTACCTTAATTTAGTAGATTGGTCATCACAGAATATGCTATCAGTGGGGCTTAATACGTGTGTATATCTTTGGAGTGCATGTAATAGTCAA GTTATCAAACTGTGCGATTTGGTTAATGATCAAGACACTGTAACCTCTGTACAATGGGCAGATAAAGGCGAACTTCTTGCTGTCGGAACGAATCGAGGAATCACTCAA ATTTGGGATGTGCACACACAAAAAATGACAATGGAGTTGTCTGGCCACACATCGCGAGTAGGTTGTTTGGCGTGGAATGGTGATCTAGTTTGCTCGGGTAGTCGTGATCGGCACATTATTCAACGAGACATAAGACAACCTCACCTTACTGAGAAGAAGATGAGTGCACATCGTCAAGAg GTCTGCGGTTTAAAGTGGTCGCCTGACAAACAGTATTTGGCGTCTGGTGGAAATGACAACCAACTGTTGGTGTGGTCTATGCGGCGTACTGACCCTAGCCAG ACGTTCACCGAACATAGTGCGGCGGTGAAAGCGCTCGCATGGTCACCACATCACCATGGTTTGTTGGTGTCAGGTGGAGGTACCGCTGACCGTCATCTTCGCTTCTGGAATACACTGACTGGCCAACCAATGCAGGCCATTGATACCGGAAGTCAG GTTTGCAATGTTGCATGGTCAAAACACAGCAGCGAATTAGTATCGACACACGGGTATTCGTTAAATCAA GTGATAATATGGAAATATCCTAGTCTACAACCAGTAACGAAACTTTCTGGACACCAATTCAGAGTTCTTTATCTG GCTATGTCTCCTGATGGAGAATCAATTGTGACGGGAGCTGGTGATGAAACGCTACGTTTCTGGCACGTATTCAGCAAATCTGGACAACAACGGGCCGCTAGGAGCAAGCTAAATTTGTTTCACAGTTTGCGATAA